A genomic stretch from Ooceraea biroi isolate clonal line C1 chromosome 3, Obir_v5.4, whole genome shotgun sequence includes:
- the LOC105277267 gene encoding autophagy-related protein 23 isoform X3, whose translation MRGWQSADNHGSSTTFQQNNNEMELSQIISQLAVANQQLASAHNATLTRMEALYLELSKAKENRKRTTSAEAAGTYDDVLWKRLQSTDEVIEKEESRRLEQRVSRLEKLLGGNIAEQCEQRNSYLQENSKLRSRIEGLDSLTRDTNDEDYSTRSAESRCQSSEQRTNRIMIDALSEVPDNCGKDQDATKEEENIYRYCSAHSDDSETNVPMINRSTCFRVDLDKVCRKWTRLRNNEHNSTTNSSASEKILKLSEEVEKLTEDKLKGQNANERLLRSLADQKALVEKLSVEHEEMKGRRYTVAENNLYECRRQHDELTKHLDVAKKEIERLLKEVDIFKSEKDTADTRISILEQDLQKSLLEKEQIKNVENQKASKLRAQLCEEVSDKKKQIKALEDALQEIQRLKQTIKTERKNDNVASDVDNTIAPLDDIPETTSDPDCTASNMEEFRKELALKREARHKAIAVVSSEMERLRKELAAEKEAHSETSSMLALLRSAQSNSQNVNFADQLSTFVKSTTKEQWNENDKMLKCVQAKRLTSTLKVSDEVRNDIRYQIEKVDDLRYQLETNSECHQRRIQCLTEVTNKARQSCVARERRTNELKDYLAQVLVRLGDKSFLEVQDDEGAECDRQLENINTLKSLYNGRLRVLTELKDSATKELMDIKQKLDYSLKKSENLEEELKKAEEKIDVQDSEITNLESQLGLTKADCRDLQNQMSLINGLFTQMLLGASSADMDLDRLTQLLQENHDLISDIAREESTEAAALPKLLLDLIKQVEDDKATQNHARDETSVESIDEVDRKEDDLQEEDIAHNLPKVWRVLLELLSCHAVTSPSVSVASCSDPNSCYKSVDTPAGPRLVISVSKTYIRLKELILEKKHLEKEMNRMKQLNTHLESKLSEQEKRLSMVSTELSKTWNIVGRMQVQHQQLHTHEEILRYELQQKRKMLQELKQELEYCREKWESARQKNTKTELEWRNLRREFAARKALAAHDSFNSAESGFSDERGDDTDEEEEPIEGRIRYGPRRRTRKENPRASTPDTESEQPTDTELSESKTGSSIILEQRTPTPETETELDETEVTHVDLAAINLTEDDQIEQNTQEPLDPLDQALTNVIQNLIRIEDTESDEALSTLHEGTITFFEEPCDARTLEHDDNARDNNEILLKTNFCDKDPQSWTPTAELWDSSSTVKTPEQSITNIDPPSAEDTPSSVSQPVTIIADTIGTTAIFSIGPLPTLTSPSIKSVQFSNPLIVGPSNRFIAPMFGAAAAELENSTGNFDVSSSSLASSSLPSEKEEPTKDTEQRAFKLITKENVADSDSVSVDSFSSLDTVREFPTTDLSPVPSSTSTSKEELREGDEDLQKKTTVAPTKLRVPEEVLAARSDRLKRLEEQADWLVKKMNATSKRGIALCTRLEELHDTYGEPPVPPPMPDVLPSFKLPSSLLDLPCQVSNSSSTDGTETENLNASKDNASANAP comes from the exons ATGAGAGGTTGGCAATCTGCCGATAATCACGGCTCCTCGACAACGTTTCAACAGAATAATAACGAAATGGAGCTCTCACAAATCATTTCGCAGTTGGCTGTGGCTAATCAACAATTAGCTAGTGCGCACAATGCGACACTGACGCGTATGGAAGCGTTGTATTTAGAATTGTCGAAGGCTAAGGAGAACCGGAAGCGAACGACTTCGGCGGAAGCTGCGGGAACGTACGACGATGTTCTTTGGAAAAGATTGCAAAGTACTGATGAAGTTATCGAAAAGGAAGAATCACGAAGATTAGAACAACGTGTTAGTAGACTGGAAAAATTGCTGGGGGGGAATATCGCTGAACAATGCGAACAAAGGAATTCATACTTACAAGAAAATAGCAAATTGCGTTCCAGAATCGAGGGACTAGATAGCTTGACACGAGACACAAACGACGAAGACTATTCGACGAGATCAGCAGAATCTCGTTGTCAGTCATCGGAACAACGAACGAATCGCATCATGATTGATGCTCTTAGTGAAGTGCCTGATAATTGTGGCAAAGATCAAGACGCAACAAAAGAAGAGGAGAATATTTACCGATATTGCAGCGCTCACTCTGATGATTCCGAAACAAATGTTCCTATGATAAATAGAAGCACATGTTTCAGAGTAGATTTAGATAAAGTATGTAGAAAGTGGACAAGGTTGAGAAACAATGAGCATAATTCGACGACGAACAGTTCTGCAAGTGAAAAGATACTGAAATTGTCCGAGGAAGTTGAAAAATTAAcagaagataaattaaaaggCCAAAATGCAAACGAAAGATTGTTACGTAGTTTAGCGGATCAAAAAGCTTTGGTGGAAAAATTAAGTGTAGAACATGAG GAGATGAAAGGGCGACGATATACAGTagctgaaaataatttatatgaatgTAGACGACAACATGATGAACTGACAAAGCACTTGGACGTCGCCAAAAAAGAAATCGAAAGGCTACTGAAAGAAGTCGATATCTTTAAGTCAGAAAAAGACACTGCCGATACAAGAATCTCAATTTTAGAACAGGATCTGCAAAAATCATTACTCGAGAAAgagcaaataaaaaatgtggAAAATCAAAAGGCATCAAAATTGCGAGCACAGTTATGTGAAGAAGTCTCGGACAAAAAGAAGCAAATTAAAGCTCTTGAAGATGCTTTGCAGGAGATTCAAAGACTGAAGCAAACTATCAAGACTGAAAGGAAGAACGATAATGTCGCATCGGATGTGGATa ATACTATCGCTCCATTAGATGACATCCCAGAGACTACGTCAGATCCAGATTGTACTGCTAGCAATATGGAGGAATTTAGAAAAGAATTAGCCTTGAAAAGGGAAGCTAGACATAAAGCTATCGCAGTAGTCTCGTCCGAAATGGAAAGACTTAGAAAAGAATTAGCTGCAGAGAAAGAGGCTCATTCCGAAACGTCGAGTATGTTAGCCCTTTTACGTTCCGCTCAAAGTAATTCGCAAAACGTCAACTTCGCAGATCAGCTTAGCACTTTTGTTAAGTCTACAACGAAGGAGCAATGGAATGAAAATGACAAAATGTTGAAATGCGTGCAAGCGAAACGATTAACGAGTACCTTAAAG gtATCCGATGAAGTAAGGAACGACATACGATATCAAATTGAGAAAGTGGATGACCTTCGTTATCAACTAGAGACTAATTCAGAATGTCATCAGCGTCGTATTCAATGTTTAACAGAAGTGACCAACAAAGCACGTCAGTCTTGCGTTGCACGTGAACGTCGGACCAATGAGTTGAAAGATTATCTGGCTCAAGTGTTAGTTAGACTAGGCGACAAAAGTTTTCTGGAAGTCCAAGATGACGAGGGAGCCGAGTGCGATCGACAACTAgagaatattaatacattgaAGAGCCTCTACAACGGGAGGCTGAGAGTTTTGACCGAGTTGAAGGATTCGGCGACCAAAGAGTTGATGGATATAAAGCAGAAATTAGATTACTCTCTAAAGAAATCGGAGAATTTAGAAGAGGAACTTAAAAAAGCTGAAGAAAAG ATCGATGTACAAGACTCGGAAATAACGAACTTGGAATCTCAATTGGGGCTGACCAAGGCAGACTGCAGAGATCTTCAGAATCAGATGTCTCTTATTAACGGATTGTTTACCCAGATGTTGCTTGGAGCTTCCTCTGCAGACATGGATCTTGATCGTTTAACTCAGCTGCTACAG GAGAATCATGATCTTATAAGTGACATAGCTAGAGAGGAAAGTACTGAAGCAGCAGCTCTTCCTAAACTTCTTTTAGACTTGATCAAACAAGTTGAAGATGATAAAGCGACTCAAAATCATGCGAGGGATGAAACGAGCGTAGAAAGCATTGACGAAGTTGATAGGAAAGAAGACGATCTGCAGGAAGAAGATATTGCCCACAATTTACCAAAG GTGTGGCGCGTTTTATTGGAGCTACTTAGTTGTCATGCGGTGACCTCGCCAAGCGTTTCCGTTGCATCCTGCTCGGATCCAAATAGCTGTTATAAATCCGTGGACACTCCAGCCGGCCCAAGATTGGTAATATCTGTAAGCAAAACGTACATTCGTTTGAAGGAGCTGATCCTGGAAAAGAAACACTTGGAGAAGGAAATGAATCGCATGAAGCAGTTAAATACTCATCTAGAGAGTAAGCTGAGTGAGCAg GAGAAAAGACTGTCCATGGTGTCGACTGAGTTGAGCAAAACGTGGAACATCGTCGGCCGAATGCAAGTGCAACACCAACAGTTACACACACACGAAGAAATATTAAGATACGAGTTGCAACAGAAGAGGAAGATGCTGCAGGAGCTAAAACAGGAATTGGAATACTGCAGAGAAAAATGGGAATCAGCCAGgcagaaaaatacaaaaaccGAATTAGAATGGAGAAACTTGCGTCGTGAGTTTGCCGCACGGAAAGCTTTGGCTGCTCATGATTCTTTTAACAG TGCTGAAAGCGGTTTCAGTGATGAAAGAGGCGACGATACTGATGAAGAGGAAGAACCAATTGAAGGAAGAATCAGATACGGTCCACGCAGGCGGACACGAAAA gAAAATCCTAGAGCATCGACACCAGACACCGAGTCCGAACAGCCAACAGACACCGAACTGTCAGAATCAAAAACTGGTTCATCGATAATTTTGGAACAACGTACACCTACACCGGAGACCGAGACTGAATTGGATGAGACAGAAGTTACGCATGTTGATTTGGCAGCCATTAATTTAACAGAAGATGAT cAGATTGAGCAAAATACGCAAGAGCCTTTGGACCCTTTGGACCAAGCCCTTACTAATGTTATACAGAATCTCATAAGAATCGAAGATACGGAATCGGATGAAGCTCTCTCGACTTTACATGAGGGCACAATAACGTTCTTTGAAGAACCGTGCGATGCTCGAACTCTTGAACACGATGATAACGCGAGAGATAATAATGAGATACTTTTaaaaacgaatttttgtgACAAAGATCCGCAATCTTGGACACCAACTGCTGAACTCTGGGATTCATCATCCACTGTAAAGACACCAGAACAATCAATTACGAATATTGACCCACCCTCGGCCGAAGATACTCCATCATCCGTTTCTCAACCAGTTACCATTATTGCGGATACAATCGGCACAACGGCTATCTTTTCCATTGGGCCTCTTCCCACCCTGACATCTCCGTCTATAAAAAGCGTGCAATTCAGCAATCCCTTGATCGTGGGACCATCTAATCGTTTTATTGCGCCAATGTTTGGCGCAGCTGCGGCAGAATTAGAAAATTCGACCGGTAACTTCGACGTCTCTTCATCTTCACTCGCTTCGTCCTCATTACCAAGTGAGAAAGAAGAGCCGACAAAGGACACGGAACAACGAGCTTTCAAACTAATTACAAAAGAGAACGTTGCGGATTCTGACAGCGTCTCTGTAGATTCTTTCTCGAGTCTTGACACAGTTAGAGAATTTCCTACGACCGATCTCAGTCCTGTGCCTTCGTCTACATCAACATCTAAAGAAGAACTGCGGGAAGGAGATGAAGACTTGCAAAAGAAGACTACGGTAGCACCAACAAAACTTCGCGTTCCGGAAGAGGTCTTGGCAGCACGATCTGATCGATTGAAACGTTTGGAGGAGCAAGCAGATTGGCTCGTAAAGAAAATGAATGCAACGAGTAAACGAGGCATTGCTCTTTGCACCAGATTAGAAGAACTTCATGATACTTACGGTGAACCGCCGGTTCCCCCACCTATGCCCGACGTTTTACCTAGTTTTAAGCTGCCATCCAGCCTACTCGATCTACCTTGTCAG GTGTCTAACTCGTCATCCACAGATGGTACTGAAACTGAAAATTTGAATGCGTCGAAAGACAATGCATCAGCAAATGCACCGTGA